From Calonectris borealis chromosome 9, bCalBor7.hap1.2, whole genome shotgun sequence, one genomic window encodes:
- the LOC142085617 gene encoding lysophosphatidic acid receptor 6-like, with product MGDCHALASPSIRGDMNDTRAKSNISYISTAVEQFQFIMYTPTFTLGLLFNAMALSFLFFRVKKLSESTVYMIALIFLDTLVLFTLPFKIISYRLQDNWNLGSVFCSTLESLYFVNMYGSILISLCICVDRYIAIGHPFTAPTLRSTKKAAVICAVTCLGTSAGTVSTFQLHGEGHNISSCFHNFSKRTWENTGLFSTLETIFFSSMAAMTFCTVQTIRCLRKRRQRDNPQTHITRAEKIVMTNLVAFLVCFTPYHVAYFIYFLMKNNIIHTSFQQVLRDIVQVTLCWANLNCCLDGVCYYFVLKESLEDSFQNSEKTATESLDSRAAC from the exons ATGGGGGACTGTCATGCTCTTGCCTCCCCAAG catACGTGGAGATATGAACGACACTCGCGCCAAGAGCAATATCAGCTATATCAGCACTGCCGTGGAACAGTTCCAGTTCATCATGTACACCCCAACGTTTACCCTGGGATTGCTGTTCAATGCGATGGCTCTGTCGTTCCTGTTTTTCAGGGTTAAAAAGCTGTCAGAATCTACAGTTTACATGATAGCCCTTATTTTCCTGGATACTTTGGTGCTGTTtactcttccttttaaaataatttcctaccGCCTTCAGGACAACTGGAACTTGGGGTCTGTGTTTTGCTCCACCTTGGAGAGTCTTTACTTTGTAAACATGTATGGCAGCATCCTCATCTCCCTCTGCATCTGTGTAGACCGGTACATCGCTATCGGGCACCCTTTCACAGCTCCCACCCTGCGATCCACCAAGAAAGCCGCAGTGATCTGTGCTGTCACCTGCCTGGGCACCTCAGCTGGGACAGTCTCTACTTTCCAACTGCATGGAGAGGGCCACAACATCTCGTCCTGCTTCCATAACTTCTCCAAGAGAACATGGGAAAACACAGGCCTGTTCAGTACCTTGGAGACTATCTTCTTCAGCAGCATGGCAGCCATGACCTTCTGCACTGTTCAGACCATCAGGTGTTTGAGAAAGCGCAGACAACGAGACAACCCCCAAACACACATCACCAGAGCAGAGAAGATAGTCATGACAAACCTTGTGGCATTTTTGGTCTGTTTCACGCCTTACCACGTGGCATACTTCATCTACTTTTTGATGAAGAATAACATCATTCACACCAGTTTTCAGCAAGTGCTACGAGACATCGTTCAGGTAACCCTTTGCTGGGCAAACCTGAACTGCTGTCTTGATGGGGTGTgttactattttgttttaaaggagtcCTTGGAAGACTCatttcaaaacagtgaaaaaacagCCACGGAAAGCCTTGATTCACGTGCTGCATGTTAG